A single window of Nicotiana sylvestris chromosome 3, ASM39365v2, whole genome shotgun sequence DNA harbors:
- the LOC138887504 gene encoding uncharacterized protein, whose protein sequence is MLRTDSHYLGFALTVHLFLILQGLLYNVCPLFPILLTCRMEIICIIVAFNGRWTEDYKYLDHQTKLFLAPESIQFEDFVKQIFELIELDSEKFEIVIWFDINLGTSKGMLVSKDLDLHTCIELLKTHSLFKSCRFIVDISERVFASTSNEHANTKTQHDNQERCQQIVEVDMVEAQPLNEEVHQTFDSIQVEGQSIIEIDNEQALGIQVLESAPVIEVVADKTCTQITKRRSNLKQKESPTTILRENASLDQIKVGSVFDKKKSIINCFSNVAIKGHFEFKVVRSSSTRYSLTYNDDRCRWCVRAFRIKDSTLFKIVKLEKKHDCSVNTRKADQRHATSKLISGYIIDNLRDPRFEVTPAFVMAEMQKLHGLDIGYHKAWRAIQHASALIRGSPEENYELLCSYLYMMTSKNPGTYTNIKIDDNNRFLYMFYAYGSSIAGWNHCRPVIAIDATFLKSKYRGVLMISVSKDANNQIFPLAFGIAESENNNSYEWYFSQLRNAIGSRENLIFLSDRHQAIANGIVKVYPESHHGICIYHLEQNLKRRKVKSEVIKLFQSAARVYKRKEFDIYMSDIANVDKKTYDYLMEEPPERWARSCSPQRRYDMLTTNIVESMNSVLLEARELPILRMMDFIQVKLQHWFYERRNKAEGTFYDVSCWVEEELKNRIDLAFTLNVFPVDSWRSRVEEEGITFLVDLNKRTCDCFQFQLDELPFIHAITAIEKRNIKKSDFCSHWYLKESWLKTYERQIHPVGHTDSWIVPESVKSQIVKPPDFKVPPGRRQKKRHIPATEPSKITFKCGRCRRIGHNRTACIYSPALHPFSRKHREE, encoded by the exons atgttaaggacagacagtcattATCTTGGTTTTGCACTTACAGTACACCTGTTCTTAATTCTACAAGGATTGCTTTATAACGTATGTCCTTTGTTTCCCATTCTCTTGACTTGTAGGATGGAAATAATATGCATAATAGTTGCTTTTAATGGTAGATGGACTGAAGACTATAAATATCTTGATCATCAAACAAAGCTTTTCCTAGCACCTGAGTCAATTCAGTTTGAAGATTTCGTTAAACAGATTTTTGAGCTTATTGAATTGGATAGTGAAAAGTTTGAAATAgtgatatggtttgatatcaaccttggaacaagcaaaggaatgcttgtaTCCAAAGATTTAGATCTTCACACATGTATAGAGTTGCTAAAAACTCATTCACTCTTCAAGAGCTGTCGTTTCATAGTTGATATTTCGGAAAGAGTTTTTGCATCAACAAGCAATGAACATGCCAACACAAaaactcaacatgacaatcaaGAGCGATGCCAACAGATAGTTGAAGtagatatggttgaagctcaaCCATTAAATGAAGAGGTGCATCAAACATTTGAttctattcaagtagaaggacaaAGCATTATAGAGATTGACAACGAACAAGCTTTGGGTATTCAAGTCTTAGAGAGTGCACCGGTAATCGAAGTAGTTGCTGACAAAACCTGCACTCAAATAACTAAACGAagatcaaatttgaaacaaaaagaatccccaactacgATATTAAGAGAAAATGCTTCTTTGGATCAAATAAAAGTCGGATCAGTATTTGACAAGAAGAAGAgcataattaattgtttttctaaTGTAGCAATCAAAGGACATTTTGAATTCAAAGTTGTAAGATCAAGCTCAACAAGATATTCGTTGACATACAATGATGATAGGTGTCGTTGGTGTGTGCGtgctttcagaattaaagactcAACATTATTCAAGATAGTAAAGCTTGAGAAAAAGCATGACTGCTCTGTTAACACTAGGAAAGCAGATCAAAGGCATGCTACTTCAAAGTTGATTAGTGGTTACATTATCGATAATCTTCGGGACCCAAGATTTGAAGTTACACCAGCTTTTGTCATGGCAGAGATGCAAAAATTGCATGGACTAGACATTGGATATCACAAGGCGTGGCGTGCTATTCAACATGCTTCCGCTTTAATAAGAGGAAGTCCCGAAGAAAATTATGAATTATTGTgttcatacttgtatatgatGACAAGTAAAAACCCGGGAACTTATACTAACATAAAGATAGACGACAACAACAG gtttctttatatgttttacGCATATGGATCATCGATAGCTGGTTGGAATCATTGTAGACCAGTGATTGCTATTGATGCGACTTTTTTGAAGTCAAAATATCGTGGTGTTTTAATGATTTCAGTTTCAAAAGATGCAAATAACCAAATTTTCCCATTAGCCTTTGGAATAGCAGAATCTGAAAACAACAATTCCTATGAGTGGTACTTTAGTCAGCTTCGCAATGCAATTGGGAGCCGTgagaatttgatttttttatcaGACAGGCATCAAGCTATTGCAAATGGCATTGTAAAGGTATATCCTGAAAGCCATCATGGGATTTGCATCTATCATTTGGAGCAGAACCTAAAGCGAAGAAAGGTGAAAAGTGAGGTCATAAAACTTTTCCAAAGTGCTGCAAGAGTATACAAGCGTAAAGAATTTGACATATACATGTCAGAtattgcaaatgtagataagaaaACTTATGACTACTTGATGGAAGAACCACCGGAAAGATGGGCACGTTCTTGTAGTCCACAACGAAGATATGACATGCTCACAACAAACATAGTTGAGTCGATGAATTCAGTGCTATTAGAAGCAAGGGAGCTGCCTATACTAAGAATGATGGATTTCATTCAAGTGAAGCTACAACATTGGTtttatgaaagaagaaataaagcaGAAGGAACATTTTATGATGTTTCTTGTTGGGTAGAGGAGGAATTGAAGAACAGAATAGATTTAGCATTTACTTTGAAC GTCTTCCCTGTTGATTCATGGCgttctagagttgaagaagaaggaataaCTTTCTTGGTGGACTTAAACAAAAGAACATGTGATTGTTTTCAATTTCAACTTGATGAATTACCATTCATACATGCAATTACAGCTATCGAGAAGAGAAACATCAAGAAGTCTGACTTTTGTTCGCACTGGTACTTAAAGGAATCTTGGCTGAAAACATATGAAAGACAAATACATCCTGTAGGACATACTGATTCATGGATTGTACCAGAGAGTGTTAAGTCACAAATTGTTAAACCTCCAGATTTCAAAGTGCCACCAGGTAGAAGGCAAAAGAAAAGGCATATTCCTGCTACCGAGccatcaaaaataacattcaaATGTGGTCGTTGCAGAAGAATTGGTCATAATAGAACAGCTTGTATATATTCTCCGGCACTCCATCCATTTTCAAGAAAGCATAGAGAAGAGTAG
- the LOC138887505 gene encoding uncharacterized protein, which translates to MDIDATLTMEGEGNVEEELGRGKRNKKLSWQLKSPFDKEGKAVSSKADNQNTLKSSGWIKSTYTRRCIFHYAKEDEKLVKKFIVWLGKEKRRGRKKEGQIDLYADDNSLRKKPYKLYHQKISSKMFFLELSDSKFVLDDKHIDIALYFLRKKECYHPRDHPFRCTTTDVLFDNYMAFVYIDFSEDASDEFWCAGDNQLFLTPYVWGDSRRCGIAWTEVDEIFFPCRLPSEDDEAVTHFLLGVLDLNQKKINVYDSIYSEPYEAGMNYMQMTDCGAFLIKFAELLMIGKDVQQFQPEDIKDFQKELAANLWAHGESKRNSGYDTPPENVGDDYESENETFCPEEL; encoded by the exons ATGGACATTGATGCGACTTTGACTATGGAGGGTGAAGGAAATGTTGAAGAAGAACTTGGTCGAGGTAAAaggaacaagaagttaagctggcAGTTGAAATCTCCTTTTGATAAGGAAGGAAAAGCAGTAAGTTCCAAGGCAGACAATCAAAATACTCTGAAGAGTTCAGGTTGGATAAAATCAACCTATACTCGTAGGTGTATTTTTCATTATGCCAAAGAAGATGAAAAATTAGTGAAGAAATTCATTGTGTGGTTGGGCAAGGAGAAAAGGAGAGGTCGCAAAAAAGA gggACAAATTGATTTATATGCTGATGATAAtagtttgaggaaaaaaccatacaaattgtatcatcaaaaaatcagtagcaaaatgtttttccttgagctttcagatagcaaatttgttcttgatgataAG CATATTGACATTGCTCTCTATTTTCTGAGAAAGAAGGAATGCTACCACCCTCGCGATCATCCTTTTCGATGCACAACTACTGATGTTCTTTTTGATAATTATATGGCATTTGTGTATATAGATTTTAGTGAAGATGCTAGTGATGAGTTTTGGTGTGCTGGTGATAATCAGTTATTTCTGACACCATATGTGTGGGGGGACAGCCGTAGATGTGGAATTGCATGGACTGAGGTTGACGAAATCTTTTTTCCATGTCGGCTTCCTTCAGAAGATGATGAAGCTGTGACACACTTTTTGTTGGGAGTATTGGACTTGAATCAAAAAAAGATTAACGTATATGATTCCATATACAGTGAGCCATATGAAGCAGGAATGAACTACATGCAAAT GACTGATTGTGGTGCATTCCTGATCAAATTTGCCGAGTTGTTGATGATTGGAAAGGACGTGCAGCAATTCCAACCCGAAGACATAAAAGACTTTCAAAAAGAACTTGCTGCAAATCTTTGGGCACATGGTGAATCGAAAAGAAATTCTGGTTATGATACTCCACCAGAAAATGTTGGTGATGATTATGAGAGTGAAAATGAAACATTCTGTCCAGAGGAGTTGTAA
- the LOC138887506 gene encoding uncharacterized protein, translating into MHVHAEVCGVPEKICRVCGLQSQEDLTSPLGTSVSEIVCKCLEGTYDLSTPLSYKEKFGVQTCASQASEEAGVQYQEKTGLQSQDIGRSEIGSKSIDATCDDDDVAGMILDIANESCQQASKDHGEQLQDKENVELQEK; encoded by the exons atgcaTGTGCATGCAGAAGTTTGTGGAGTGCCGGAGAAAATTTGTAGAGTTTGTGGATTGCAATCACAGGAGGATTTAACAAGTCCATTGGGGACAAGTGTCAGCGAGATTGTATGCAAATGCTTAGAAGGAACGTATGATCTCTCTACACCGCtgtcatacaaagaaaaatttggagTTCAAACTTGTGCCAGTCAAG CAAGCGAAGAAGCTGGAGTGCAGTATCAAGAGAAAACTGGACTACAATCTCAAGACATAGGCAGAAGTGAGATTGGTTCCAAATCTATAGATGCAAcatgtgatgatgatgatgtagcTGGAATGATCTTGGATATTGCAAATG AATCTTGTCAACAAGCATCTAAAGATCATGGTGAACAACTGCAAGATAAAGAAAATGTGgaattgcaagaaaaataa
- the LOC138887507 gene encoding uncharacterized protein, translated as MLKQIQVNIPLIDVLKEMSGYAKMMKDLMSRKFDFQDLATVTLTQTCSAVVTRPIAEKLSDPGSFTIPCTIGNFAFAKALCDLGANINLMPLAIYKRPGIGRARPTSMLLQLADRTVKTPSGILDNMLIQVGKFVFLAYFVILDCKVNEEIHIILGRSFFATGIALIDCESGELKMRLNDEEITFNVQKSVRRPNEFTNCSLIDVVDVIVETDDEMLTIENPFVACLTNLDEVNEEELAEWAQQLLQGTPKKVEPQHEGSGEERSGKVVRFENHFPSSDSSWVSPVQCVPKKGGMMTDWQGGHTSIFWMGT; from the exons atgctgaaacaaattcaggtaaatattccattgatagATGTTTTGAAAGAGATGTctgggtatgcaaaaatgatgaaggacttaatGTCCCGAAAATTCGATTTTCAAGACTTGGCCACGGTGACTCTTACTCAGACCTGCAGtgcagtggtgactagaccaattgcgGAGAAGCTATCTGACCCAGGGAGCTTTACAATTCCTTGCActattggtaattttgcttttgctaaGGCACTTTGTGATCTAGGGGCCAacataaatcttatgcccctggcgatttataagaggccggggattggaagagctagacccacctctatgttgttgcagctggctgacaggactGTAAAAACACCCTCTGGTATCCTGGATAATATGTTGATTCAGgtggggaaatttgtgttccttgcatattttgtgatcttagactgcAAGGTGAATGAAGAAATTCACATAATTTTAGGAAGGTCGTTCTTTGCCACTGGGAtagctctcattgattgtgagtctggggagctcaagatgagattaAACGACGAAGAGATAACATTCAACGTGCAGAAATCTGTGAGGCGACCAAATGAATTTACCAATTGCTCTCTcattgatgtcgtggatgtaatcgtagaaACTGATGATGAGATGCTGACTATTGAGAACCCTTTTGTTGCATGTCTGACgaatttagatgaggtgaatgaAGAAGAACTGGCAGAATGG gcacaacaactcttGCAG ggaacaccaaagaaggttgaaccccaacatgaaggaagtggtgaagaaagaagtggtAAAGTGGTTAGATTTGAGAATCATTTTCCAAGCTCTGACAGCAGCTGGGTTAGCCCAGTGCAATGTGTgcctaagaagggtggcatgatg ACAGATTGGCAAGGAGGTCACACTTctattttctggatgggtacttag
- the LOC104221400 gene encoding uncharacterized protein, with amino-acid sequence MVTSWILNSLCKYIADSVEYASNAFKLWRELEDRYDQTNDTKLYQIQKEINDLTQGVLDITGYYTKIKKLWEKLDMIDAKSQCSCQCTCGAKENVPKVEQDRRLIQFLMQLNEEEKQREVKPHNKLVMESISLNANVPTHNSLNRASTHNNNFRTNYYPNSYSSTSRPRPFCDHCKRVGHIKDKCFKLHGYPQDFNHNLKYNKGKRTATNHFQASSGGDNSDNNITGGVVNFAGSFNEEASGDCLQCQHSDSLVNVSTCNSQSFIETCTFCQVREISSIPV; translated from the exons ATGGTAACCTCATGGATCCTGAATTCTTTGTGCAAATATATTGCCGATAGTGTCGAATATGCTAGTAATGCTTTTAAGTTGTGGAGAGAGTTAGAGGATAGGTACGACCAGACCAACGACACCAAATTGtatcaaatccaaaaggaaaTCAACGATTTAACTCAAGGAGTCCTAGATATTACTGGATACtacacaaaaataaagaaacttTGGGAGAAATTGGATATGATAGATGCCAAGTCGCAGTGTAGTTGCCAGTGTACCTGTGGGGCTAAGGAAAATGTGCCCAAAGTTGAGCAAGACAGAAGACTTATTCAATTTCTGATGCAATTAAACGAG GAGGAAAAGCAAAGAGAAGTGAAACCACACAATAAGCTCGTGATGGAATCTATCTCTTTGAATGCCAATGTTCCTACACACAACAGTTTAAACAGGGCATCTACGCACAACAACAACTTCAGAACCAATTACTATCCAAATAGTTATTCCTCCACTAGCAGACCTCGTCCCTTTTGTGATCACTGTAAGCGTGTTGGTCATATCAAAGACAAATGTTTCAAACTCCACGGTTATCCACAAGACTTTAATCATAATCTCAAGTACAATAAAGGCAAAAGGACTGCGACTAAT CACTTCCAGGCTAGCTCTGGCGGAGATAACTCAGATaataacatcactggtggggTTGTAAATTTTGCAG GCTCCTTTAATGAAGAGGCCTCTGGAGATTG CTTGCAATGTCAACATTCTGATTCACTTGTAAATGTTTCCACTTGCAATTCACAATCATTT ATTGAGACATGTACCTTTTGTCAAGTGAGGGAGATATCCTCTATTCCTGTTTAG